A DNA window from Ancylothrix sp. D3o contains the following coding sequences:
- a CDS encoding ATP-binding protein codes for MPEEFACEIKAPVLSDVGNQDLRIESTLEELPLYSFEVETNCPGSAIAAIFEKHPLLPGAILLSDGKFIGMISRQRLLEYLLRPQGIELFLQQPLSVLYSYARTQVLVLPGKMLVVEAARHALRRNPELQGEPLVVQTETKIYQLLNAQELNIAYWQIRGIETQMRFEFMQAQIIQSEKMASLGRLVDGVAHEILDPVGFIWGNLSYVSSYVQQLMEVVKAYEQLIPEVPAEIAQLKEEMEFDFLQEDLQRTLSSIRTGAERLKKLALGLQNFCHIDEVYAKPADLHACLDGVLLLLKSRLTVEIEVVKNYGLLPPLSCYAGQLSQVFMNILSNALDALINQSLTQKFAAEFRNAALTYLPAKATYKPRIEITTSVCAWNQKNNETHYSRGVMIKIADNGPGMSPQKQRQILESFSAEKRVEKETSLAVSYWIVTAKHGGQFNFKSRWRGAENHNDRDLQANTGTEFEIILPLI; via the coding sequence GTGCCAGAAGAATTTGCTTGTGAAATAAAAGCGCCTGTTTTATCGGATGTTGGCAATCAAGACCTCCGCATCGAGTCTACCTTGGAGGAATTGCCGCTTTACAGTTTTGAAGTTGAAACCAATTGCCCCGGCAGCGCTATTGCCGCAATTTTTGAAAAGCATCCCTTACTTCCGGGGGCAATTTTGCTTTCTGACGGCAAATTTATCGGCATGATCTCCCGCCAGCGCTTGCTAGAATACTTGCTGCGTCCGCAGGGAATAGAATTGTTTTTGCAGCAACCTTTGAGCGTGCTTTATAGTTATGCTCGCACTCAGGTTTTAGTGTTACCCGGAAAAATGTTAGTTGTGGAAGCAGCGCGGCACGCCTTGCGGCGAAATCCCGAATTACAAGGAGAACCTTTGGTGGTTCAAACTGAAACCAAGATTTATCAATTATTAAACGCCCAAGAGTTAAATATTGCTTACTGGCAAATTCGCGGTATTGAAACCCAGATGCGGTTTGAATTCATGCAGGCGCAAATTATTCAAAGTGAAAAAATGGCATCTTTAGGCCGGTTAGTGGATGGCGTGGCGCACGAAATTTTAGATCCCGTAGGGTTTATTTGGGGAAACCTGAGTTATGTGTCGAGTTATGTTCAACAATTAATGGAAGTTGTTAAGGCTTATGAACAATTGATACCGGAAGTGCCGGCAGAAATTGCCCAACTCAAAGAAGAAATGGAATTTGATTTTTTGCAGGAAGATTTACAGCGAACTCTCAGCAGCATTCGCACCGGCGCGGAACGCTTAAAAAAACTGGCTTTGGGATTGCAAAATTTTTGTCATATTGATGAAGTGTATGCCAAACCGGCGGATCTGCACGCCTGTTTGGATGGAGTTTTGCTGCTGCTAAAAAGCCGGCTAACCGTAGAAATAGAAGTAGTGAAAAATTATGGACTCTTGCCACCGCTGTCTTGTTATGCCGGTCAATTGAGCCAAGTATTTATGAATATTCTCAGTAACGCCTTAGACGCACTCATCAACCAATCTTTGACCCAAAAATTTGCCGCAGAGTTTAGGAATGCCGCCTTGACTTATCTGCCGGCAAAAGCAACTTATAAACCTCGCATTGAAATTACAACCTCTGTATGTGCTTGGAACCAAAAAAACAACGAGACACATTACTCGCGGGGTGTTATGATTAAAATAGCCGACAACGGCCCCGGAATGTCACCCCAAAAACAGCGGCAAATTTTAGAATCTTTTTCTGCTGAAAAACGAGTTGAAAAAGAAACCAGTTTAGCCGTAAGCTATTGGATTGTAACTGCAAAGCATGGCGGACAATTTAACTTTAAATCTCGCTGGCGGGGGGCTGAAAACCACAATGATAGAGATTTGCAAGCCAACACCGGCACGGAATTTGAAATTATTTTGCCTTTGATTTAG